The DNA sequence TTATTTTTAAACTCCACTTCGGCGTTTAAATAGCGTAACACTTCATTGATGGTATATACATCGGAGAGAGTCGGCACATCACGAATTACGCTTTTTCCATCACTTGCTAACAGTGTAGCGGCGATAACAGGCAAGACAGCATTTTTTGCTCCTTCTACTTTAACAGTACCGCTTAGCCTTTTTCCGCCGCGGACGATGATTTTTTCCAAAGTGTATTCCCCTCCGCGTCCAATTTCTCTATATTAATATTCAATCGTAATGATTGGTGTTCCAACTACAAGGGTAGTCTTTCCGCCCAATCCTTGAGTTCTTAATCCAATTTGTAAATTCATCTCATCATTGTTGCTTTCAATCGACCCGGCAAACATTGGAGAATACGCCGATGCTGATATAAAAGAACTTTCTTTTAATGACTCAATTTCCTTTGCATCAAAAGCTTTCATCAATTCATTTACATTATCAGGCAAAGTCTTTTTCATCTTATCACCGAACTCGCCTTTAATACAAGAGAAAATTGTGGCATTTCCACGAAATATGTCGGAGAGCTTATCGGAAAGTTCCTCTTTTAGGAAGGTCTCCGTTCCCTTCCCCCAGCCATGGCCTGTGGCCTCATAAATTAAATACGTATGAGCCTTGCCATTTGTGAGGGTCGATAGGATTTTTATGCTCTCTTTTTTATTTCCGTCTGCCTGGAAAACCGCTGAATACTCGGCCTTATCCTTGCTGGAGCTTGATGTCCACTCCCATTCCGGATAATCTGCCTTCATTTTCCCGGCAAGCGTTTCGGCGTCCCGAAGATTTTCGACATTTTCCATATTTTTTCTTGCATGGATCGTCCAGTCTTGAATCAAAATATCTTTGTTTTGAAGAACCGCGGCCATAGTCAATAGGTCATGCTTTCCGATAGCTACAGTCGTCTTATTCCCAAGGTTTATAGTGACAAAACCAATAATAGCGATAATTGCAAAATAAAGTGTGTACTTTTTCAACATGTATCTCACTCCCCTTATTACCATTGTTGCCAAGCTGGGGGAGAGCATACCAGGGAAAAGTCGTCACTTTTTGACAAATACAGAAGCCGGAAAGCTCACATTATGTTTATACGTGACTTTTTTCACAAAAGTGCGCATATGTATTTGCAGCAAGAAAGCTGCTGACATACAAAAAAGATTTTACTAAGATTCCTGCTGGAATGGAACATGCATGAAGACCTATATTTCACATTTTTCTGCTGCCAAAACCTGCTTTTTATTGAAGAATGAGCGGCAGCTGCTGAGACCATAGCAGATAGTCGAGAAAAAAATTGCTGACAATCGATCCAATGACGATGGAAAGCATGACGAACAGCACTCTTGCCTGGAACACATGGTGGGCTCTCAGAAACTTTTCATAGTTGACTGACTGCAGTGCCCACCAGGCAATCGCGATGAAAAACAAGTGTGAGATGATGCTTAGTAATGCCTGCTGGCCGAAGCCTGAAATCATTTGGCAATCCCCCTAGAACTTTTCAGTACTTAGATTGTAGCACCAATTGCCATGCAAATAAATCGGCTGGCGCACATTGCTTCCCGAAATGCAGGCGAAGCGGATGCCTCCTTTCATTTGACGTAAGCTCCCCTGCAAAGGTTTCACACTTTTATAGAAAAAATAAAAAGGAGGCTGGCGCTTTTCACCAGCCTCCTTTTCTTCTCATTGAAGAAAATCAGCAAATTGATTGAAGTTGCTTTGCAGAAAATCAATGGCCAGATTCGGCAGGATCCCAAACACAATGACCGCACAGGCGCAGAAGCCGATGACAATGGATACAGAAGCAGGCTGGGCCGGTTTCTCCCGATCAGCTGCTGGCCTGAAGAACATCTGCGTAAGGATTCCAAAATAATAATAGTAAGAGACAACCGTTGCGGCAACCATGATCGACACGAGCACATAGTGAGCCGGCTCTGTCATAAGGGCGCCTGTGATGATATTGAGCTTCCCGATAAAACCTGCGGTCCCCGGGATGCCTGCTAAAGAGAGGATGAATATCCCCATCGCAGCAGCAAGCAAAGGCGACCTTTTATACAGGCCGGAAAAAATGCTGATGTCTTCTGATCCTGCTTTTTCAGAAACAGCCTGGATGACCGCAAAAGCCCCGAGGCTCATCAGCAGATACGCACCCAGATAGAACCACAGCGAGTCGAACATAAATACCGATGCAGCCGAGATCGCAACAAATATATAGCCGGC is a window from the Bacillus infantis NRRL B-14911 genome containing:
- a CDS encoding YwmB family TATA-box binding protein codes for the protein MLKKYTLYFAIIAIIGFVTINLGNKTTVAIGKHDLLTMAAVLQNKDILIQDWTIHARKNMENVENLRDAETLAGKMKADYPEWEWTSSSSKDKAEYSAVFQADGNKKESIKILSTLTNGKAHTYLIYEATGHGWGKGTETFLKEELSDKLSDIFRGNATIFSCIKGEFGDKMKKTLPDNVNELMKAFDAKEIESLKESSFISASAYSPMFAGSIESNNDEMNLQIGLRTQGLGGKTTLVVGTPIITIEY
- a CDS encoding DUF1146 family protein, whose protein sequence is MISGFGQQALLSIISHLFFIAIAWWALQSVNYEKFLRAHHVFQARVLFVMLSIVIGSIVSNFFLDYLLWSQQLPLILQ